DNA sequence from the Cupriavidus oxalaticus genome:
CGCTACTACCGCCAGCGCGAACTGTCGCCGGTCGAGGTCGTGCAGGCCGTCCTGGACCGCATCGGACAATGGGAGCCCACCATCGGCGCGATGTACCTGGTGCATGCGCAGCAGGCGCTGGACGCCGCCCGCGCCGCCGAAGCGCGCTGGCTGGCCGGCACGCCGTGCGGCGCGCTCGACGGCGTGCCGGTGACGCTGAAGGAAAACATCGCCACGCAAGGCATGCCGACACCGCTGGGCAGCGCCGCCACGGTGCTCGCGCCGGCGCCCGCCGACGCCCCGGCCGCCGCGCGCCTGCGCGAGGCCGGCGCGATCGTGGTCGGCAAGACCACCATGCCGGACTTCGGCTTCCTCGGCGCGGCGCCGTCGAGCTTCCACCCGCTGACGCGCAATCCGTGGAACCCGGAACGCAATACCGGCGGTTCCAGCTCGGGCGCGGGCGCGGCCGCAGCGGCGGGCTACGGCCCGATCCACCTGGGCACCGATATCGGCGGCTCGGTGCGCATCCCCGCCAGCTTCTGCGGCGTGTTCGGCCTCAAGCCCAGCCATGGCCGCGTGCCGGTGTATCCGCCGGCGGCGGCGCGCGTGCTCGGCCCGCTGACGCGCACCGTGGCCGATGCCGCGCTCGCCATGCAGGCAATCGCCCGGCCCGACGCCCGCGACTACATGAGCCTGCCGCCGCAGGACATCGGCTGGACCAGCCTCGCGCGCGACGTGCGCGGGCTGCGCATCGGCCTGTGGCTGGAACCCACCGGCGGCTGGCAGGTCGACCCGGAAGTGCACGCCGCGGTGCTGGCGGCCGCGCAGGTGTTCGAGCAGGCCGGCGCCGTGGTCGAGCCGGTGCGC
Encoded proteins:
- a CDS encoding amidase, coding for MNQPLYALSAVDLTRYYRQRELSPVEVVQAVLDRIGQWEPTIGAMYLVHAQQALDAARAAEARWLAGTPCGALDGVPVTLKENIATQGMPTPLGSAATVLAPAPADAPAAARLREAGAIVVGKTTMPDFGFLGAAPSSFHPLTRNPWNPERNTGGSSSGAGAAAAAGYGPIHLGTDIGGSVRIPASFCGVFGLKPSHGRVPVYPPAAARVLGPLTRTVADAALAMQAIARPDARDYMSLPPQDIGWTSLARDVRGLRIGLWLEPTGGWQVDPEVHAAVLAAAQVFEQAGAVVEPVRDWTTMDMRMGLAHFFTMRCRVDLAAMPPERASLAAGYIRKAADIAGALTPEQTFQAFTRIQQLREATVAATQPYDFVISPVSPVLPFAADAINSGGDLPLKDSHFSAAFNQSEQPAASVPCGVSRDGLPIGLQIAGRRFDDLGVLQLSHWFEQATKLRSPWPEPPAPPAQ